A DNA window from Candidatus Hydrogenedentota bacterium contains the following coding sequences:
- a CDS encoding GNAT family N-acetyltransferase: MKPEERAIEYCVPEIRWLREDEAEAHRKFLDEAFAPFRAIYTPKPEPPRNTSRTARTVVTVMEGHIVGAVSYYPKEQFVRLFALAVGPNHRRRGIARALIQWVADNACSKTHPELGLYTIEETGNAVIFERMGFRVISRRVAVDAVSPSGGPVHELDMISTPTLRG; the protein is encoded by the coding sequence ATGAAGCCCGAAGAACGCGCAATTGAGTATTGTGTCCCCGAAATCAGATGGTTGCGGGAAGACGAGGCGGAAGCGCACCGGAAATTTCTCGATGAGGCGTTTGCGCCGTTTCGCGCAATCTATACCCCAAAGCCCGAGCCGCCCCGCAACACTTCCCGGACTGCCCGTACCGTCGTCACCGTCATGGAGGGCCACATCGTGGGCGCGGTGTCGTATTATCCTAAAGAACAGTTCGTTCGCCTGTTCGCCCTGGCGGTCGGGCCGAACCACCGCCGCCGCGGTATCGCACGAGCTCTGATACAGTGGGTCGCGGACAACGCGTGTTCCAAGACGCATCCCGAGCTGGGGCTCTATACCATCGAGGAGACGGGCAACGCGGTCATATTCGAGAGAATGGGCTTCCGCGTCATCTCGCGCCGCGTCGCCGTGGATGCCGTGTCACCTTCCGGCGGACCGGTGCACGAGCTGGACATGATATCTACTCCCACCCTTCGCGGATGA